From Quercus lobata isolate SW786 chromosome 11, ValleyOak3.0 Primary Assembly, whole genome shotgun sequence:
aTTATGGGTAATTGTGGTAGTTTACCAAAAACCAAGGGTGACAATGATGCGGTTCCGGCACCGGAGCTGGCTGAGGAGGAGGCAGTAGTGAAGGAGGAGGTGAAGCCTCAGATAGAAGAAGTGAAGAAAGATGATGCAAATGTTGAAAAACAGACTGATGGTGGCGTCAACCCTGCCGATGACAGCAAGGTCTCGTCTCTTGGCTCCTTGTTCAGCAACAAGGTATtctacatatataatttttttattattgttttagatAGACTAAGGTATATCATATATGAGCAATGTTTTTCTCACATCTACTTTTTTTACATACGctgctttctttatttttataattcatatCAACCttgatattttaaatattgatattttctttttactttttcaaaatgtgTATATCAAAGTCATAATCATAGATATTCTATAAAAGgcaaagtttggttacaaattttGTTATAACCTAAGATTATAATACtcactcaaaaaattaatattgctacatattttaaaattttaattgttaaattgtatattctttatgtttttaacacgTATGTCAAATTTCGTGTCAAtcgaatgttatttattattttatctataatcttattttttatgaataattttatattacaaaaacttgaaatttaaacatttgattgatgatataattATTGATATTTGTTCTTCGGAAAATTTTACAAGAATGAAGGGCTTAAAAAGAActtgtaatctaatggtggatttgtcaaatttcatatttgataaaaaaatattgagtgaagttgtaacatatatgtgtgtgtgtgtgtatgtaggCTATATCtctattcaatatctttttatcgGATATGAATTTTaagtttctttgttttggatCACGTTTAGCTCGCTCTACTTGTTTTGacattaacattttttgaaaaatgaatcatttttcaaaaatcattttctagaaaattattttattttcttatatttagtAGCGACCTTAaaatgagttagaaaattatttattgacttcccttatttagcgtTATTTAGTTTTGTGTAAGATATAATTGTTTTCCTTATTTAGTCGCATGAggtaaaattgtttttaagataaatttagccaaaaacaactctatctcattccaaattaaataagggaagttaaaaTGATATtctcaaacacaaaaaaatgataaaaatactttcacataatttttttcattgaaacaaatgaagtagtgaaaaactttataaattgaACTAATTAGAATGAAATGGTTaccttaaatttttatttttatttttaattattataggATTTGAATCTATGATGTTTATTTTacgatgattttttttattatcatatcaaAACACCAATAAATTTTTGCTATAAATGAAATTCAAACTTAAATCCTTTATTAGACAACCcaaaaaaactttataaattgaACAAATGGAGtctctttgttttatttatctatGACTTAATCATGTCCCACTTGGACATGCTTAACGCAAAAGAAGGTTGTTTATATGTGTTGGGAATGATCTCTGTAATTTATTAGCAGActgaagaaaagaaggaaacaaaAGAGACTGAGAAGACCACCGATGTCTCatcagagaaaaaagaagaaaccttGAACAAGGAAATTGAAGGGAATGAGAAAACCACCGAAGTCTCAttagagaaaaaggaagaaacgTTGAACAAGGAAATTAAAGAGAGTGAGAAAGCCACCGAAGTCTCAtcagagaaaaatgaagaagcgCCAAAGAAGGAAACTAAAGTAACTGAGAGGGCCATCGAAGTCttattagagaaaaaagaagaagccccAAAGACAGAAACTAAAGAGAATGAGAAGACCACCGAAGTCTCATCAATGAAAAATGAAGAAGCACCAAAGAAGGAAACTAAAGAGAATGAGAAGGCCACTGAAGTCTCATcagtgaaaaaagaagaacCCCCAAAGAAGGAAACTAAAGAGAATGAGAAGACCACTGAAGTCTCGTcagtgaaaaaagaagaacCCCCAAAGAAGGAAACTAAAGAGAATGAGAAGACCACTGAAGTCTTGTcagtgaaaaaagaagaacCCAAGACCACTGAAGTCTCATcagtgaaaaaagaagaacCCCCAAAGAAGGAAACTAAAGAGAATGAGATGACCATCGAAGTCTCATcagtgaaaaaagaagaacCCCCAAAGAAGGAAACTAAAGAGAATGAGAAGACCATCGAAGTCTCATcagtgaaaaaagaagaaaccccAGCAAGGAAGGAAACTAAAGAAAATGAGAAGACCATCGGAGTCTCATcagtgaaaaaagaagaaaccccGAGGAAGGAAACTAGAGAGAATGAGAAGACCACCGAAGTCTCATCAgtgataaaagaagaaaccccGAGGAAGGAAACTAGAGAGAATGAGAAGACCACCGAAGTCTCATcagtgaaaaaagaagaaaccccAAAGACTGGGGGGGTAAAGGGGGAACCAGCAGATCAGAAAGCATCTCCAGCTGCAACGCAAGCAAAAGAAGCCAAGAAATAAGCAGATAAGTGAGAACCTGCAAAGTGCATCAATGTAATTTAAGAGGGCTTGTAACAGTGGCCCAAAAAAATGCAACTTTAGTGTCCATTTTCTTCTGATAGAAGATAGAAATTGGGTTGGTTATAGAAATTGAGACTTTTGAGTTTCTTTGTTGTTCATTAGTTCTTGGAGAATATTGTTTTtccaaaaggttttttttttttcccttctccattgataattttttgtttatgtatGAGCCTGCGTGCAATTTATCAATAGTAATATAAAAACCTTAGCAAATGTGAAGAATAAAGGTGTAAACTCTCTAGTATGGTTGTGAAAAGAAATACTTTATAAGTtgcactgtttttttttttttttttttgaaatattagttgaactaattaGAATCTACTGTTACCCATtaaatttgagaagaaagaaattgaagaactGGACCAAATGAATTACGAATACCTCATAATATCTGGCCTTACTTCGTACATATTTCTAAATTAAGCAAATTAGAACAATGTATATGTCAAGGCAGTCAAGCATGCTTaaagaattatataaaatcCGGAAATTGTATAATTACAATAGAATAATGGTGGAAAGGTTCTTTATTAATAGGTTAAAAATTTTGGACGCACACTTTCGAATAGAGCAGAGAGAGGGAGTATTTATagcattttagtatttttcttaagGTTAAATAATATTTGCAAGCAGtacttgaacaaaaaaaaaaaaaaaaaaaaaagatgctaaTTAAATGAGTATGGAGGATGAAAAGCAGTAAAATTTGCTAGACAACggtaaaaatttaattacataGGGCCTATAAATGAACTCATTTATTACTTACACTAATAGAACCTCCTAGTTAGGTTCTTTTGAATGTATACCACTGTcagtttctttaaaactttCTTCACTCTCCCTctatgtgtgttaaaaaaatacttagtattctaaaagaaaaagaaaaaaaaagatagaaccTCCCAGTTACTAACAGCTTAATAAACTAGACTAGATCAATGCCCATGTGAATTATAACTAACAACTACtccctcttatttatttatattttggaaaaattacattttactacCTTAAACTATTCGTATGCACGGTTTGCACTTTAAATTATCACCGTTGTTACACTTTAGGTCTTGATATTAGTTTTACTATTAAATTGGATGAAAATATGAAACATATGACTTGAATGTGTGTGTATTGCTTAAGTAGCACAAATTTAAAAGACCAAAAACCCTCTGtattcaatcaattaaaaacaaaactttttttttttagctctctcAAGATATGGTCACAAACATAATCAGAGCTATCAAACCTTGAATCACTCTTCACAAAGTTAAATTAAGGTTACGAAATGGGTTGTCTATTAATCCATGATAGGACATACTGCAAGGGGAGGAATGATCTTGGTTATGAAACTTGGACCAGATCATAAAATCCAATTCGATTAACTGGGAATCGTTCACCAAAATggtttttttaacccaaaaaccgTTCTATGCAAAATAGTTAGTGGACAATGCGAACCACGCTTGAACCTCCTAGGCATAAAAACCATGGATGATTCTCATAGGTTTAggtta
This genomic window contains:
- the LOC115969153 gene encoding FK506-binding protein 4-like isoform X1, which produces MGNCGSLPKTKGDNDAVPAPELAEEEAVVKEEVKPQIEEVKKDDANVEKQTDGGVNPADDSKVSSLGSLFSNKQTEEKKETKETEKTTDVSSEKKEETLNKEIEGNEKTTEVSLEKKEETLNKEIKESEKATEVSSEKNEEAPKKETKVTERAIEVLLEKKEEAPKTETKENEKTTEVSSMKNEEAPKKETKENEKATEVSSVKKEEPPKKETKENEKTTEVSSVKKEEPPKKETKENEKTTEVLSVKKEEPKTTEVSSVKKEEPPKKETKENEMTIEVSSVKKEEPPKKETKENEKTIEVSSVKKEETPARKETKENEKTIGVSSVKKEETPRKETRENEKTTEVSSVIKEETPRKETRENEKTTEVSSVKKEETPKTGGVKGEPADQKASPAATQAKEAKK
- the LOC115969153 gene encoding FK506-binding protein 4-like isoform X2, encoding MGNCGSLPKTKGDNDAVPAPELAEEEAVVKEEVKPQIEEVKKDDANVEKQTDGGVNPADDSKVSSLGSLFSNKTEEKKETKETEKTTDVSSEKKEETLNKEIEGNEKTTEVSLEKKEETLNKEIKESEKATEVSSEKNEEAPKKETKVTERAIEVLLEKKEEAPKTETKENEKTTEVSSMKNEEAPKKETKENEKATEVSSVKKEEPPKKETKENEKTTEVSSVKKEEPPKKETKENEKTTEVLSVKKEEPKTTEVSSVKKEEPPKKETKENEMTIEVSSVKKEEPPKKETKENEKTIEVSSVKKEETPARKETKENEKTIGVSSVKKEETPRKETRENEKTTEVSSVIKEETPRKETRENEKTTEVSSVKKEETPKTGGVKGEPADQKASPAATQAKEAKK